Proteins encoded by one window of Amaranthus tricolor cultivar Red isolate AtriRed21 chromosome 4, ASM2621246v1, whole genome shotgun sequence:
- the LOC130811183 gene encoding LOW QUALITY PROTEIN: sugiol synthase-like (The sequence of the model RefSeq protein was modified relative to this genomic sequence to represent the inferred CDS: inserted 2 bases in 1 codon) encodes MTLSICSLIPYLEAIIKETLRLHPPVPILLDKAEKNVELGGYSVLKDTQIWVNAWSIGRDSNVWSNPLLFMPERFLDKEIDIKGQNXSNGRRICPGIPLAYRMVHLMPAALLHFFNRKYGELVIILAISLFSRKSFDQATLINRSKLQTIHIRHIFIDPL; translated from the exons ATGACGTTAAGCATTTGCTCTTT GATTCCATACCTTGAAGCAATAATTAAAGAAACATTGAGATTGCATCCTCCAGTACCAATTTTACTTGACAAGGCAGAAAAGAATGTTGAGCTAGGTGGTTATTCTGTGCTCAAAGATACACAAATATGGGTGAATGCATGGTCTATTGGTCGAGATTCGAATGTATGGTCAAATCCTCTTTTATTTATGCCTGAAAGATTTTTGGATAAGGAAATCGATATCAAAGGCCAAAA ATCCAATGGAAGAAGAATATGTCCGGGCATACCTTTGGCTTATAGGATGGTGCATCTAATGCCAGCTGCTCTACTTCATTTTTTCAATCGGAAATATGGAGAACTTGTTATCATACTAGCTATTTCTTTGTTTTCTAGAAAAAG ctttgatcaagcaactctcatCAATCGTTCCAAACTTCAAACCATTCACAtacgacacatctttatcgaccctctctaa